In Mycobacterium gallinarum, a single window of DNA contains:
- a CDS encoding MFS transporter, producing the protein MVEARSPLALWQSVRALPEFRRLLELRLVSQFGDGLFAAGLAGGLLFSTERAATPWAIAGSFAVLYLPYSLLGPFAGALLDRWDRRLVLIGANIGRLLMVLVVASLLAASAHDLAILVAALIVNGFTRFVSSGLSAALPHVVPREQVVSMNSVATAAGGAAAFLGAIFMLLPRWLFGANDVGASTIIFIVAVPVAFALWLSWRFPPHLLGPDDSKRAVHGSIVYAVATGWGHGARTVAAVPSVAATLAGLAAHRMVLGINSLLVLVLVRHADVDVPDVAGLGTTALFFAAVGIGQFLAAAVMPVAVARWGRYATANGALAIAAVIQILGSGLQLAVMMVCGFFIGLAGQVVKLCADSAMQLDVDDALRGHVFTVQDALFWIAFILAVTACAAVIPPGGHQPALVLAGAGIYLLGLAAHATLGRSRRQG; encoded by the coding sequence TCGCCCTGTGGCAATCGGTACGCGCCCTTCCCGAGTTTCGACGCCTGCTCGAGCTTCGGCTCGTCAGTCAGTTCGGTGACGGGCTGTTCGCCGCCGGCCTGGCGGGCGGGCTGCTGTTCAGCACTGAACGGGCCGCGACGCCGTGGGCCATCGCCGGTTCATTCGCGGTGCTCTATCTGCCGTACTCGCTGCTCGGCCCGTTCGCGGGCGCGCTGCTGGACCGCTGGGACCGGCGCCTGGTGCTCATCGGCGCCAACATCGGACGCCTGCTCATGGTCTTGGTCGTCGCATCGCTGCTCGCGGCCAGCGCTCACGATCTGGCGATTCTGGTGGCCGCGCTGATCGTCAACGGCTTCACCCGATTCGTCTCCTCGGGTCTGTCGGCGGCACTGCCGCACGTGGTGCCGCGAGAGCAGGTGGTGTCGATGAACTCGGTCGCCACCGCGGCCGGCGGGGCCGCCGCCTTCCTCGGCGCCATCTTCATGCTCCTGCCGCGCTGGCTCTTCGGGGCAAACGACGTCGGCGCCTCGACGATCATCTTCATCGTCGCGGTGCCGGTGGCGTTTGCGCTGTGGCTGTCGTGGCGCTTCCCCCCGCATCTGCTCGGTCCCGACGACAGCAAACGCGCGGTCCACGGATCGATCGTGTACGCGGTGGCCACCGGTTGGGGACACGGCGCCCGCACCGTCGCGGCGGTGCCGTCGGTGGCCGCGACGCTCGCGGGGCTGGCCGCGCACCGCATGGTGCTCGGCATCAACAGCCTGCTGGTGCTTGTGCTCGTCCGGCACGCCGACGTCGATGTGCCGGACGTCGCGGGTCTGGGGACGACGGCATTGTTCTTCGCGGCCGTCGGCATCGGACAGTTCCTGGCAGCCGCGGTCATGCCGGTCGCCGTCGCACGGTGGGGCCGGTACGCGACAGCCAACGGGGCCTTGGCGATCGCCGCGGTGATTCAGATACTGGGCTCCGGCCTGCAGCTGGCGGTGATGATGGTGTGCGGCTTCTTCATCGGACTGGCCGGCCAGGTGGTCAAGCTCTGCGCGGACAGCGCGATGCAGCTGGACGTCGACGACGCGCTACGCGGCCACGTGTTCACCGTCCAGGACGCGCTGTTCTGGATCGCATTCATCCTCGCCGTGACGGCGTGCGCCGCGGTGATTCCTCCCGGCGGCCACCAACCGGCGCTCGTCCTCGCAGGTGCCGGCATCTACCTGCTCGGATTGGCCGCGCACGCCACGCTCGGGCGGAGCCGACGCCAAGGCTAA
- a CDS encoding TIGR03084 family metal-binding protein — MAGAEPMVADLRAESDELDALVADLPAARWSESTPSPGWTIAHQIAHLLWTDRVALTAVTDEAGFAAVLEEASKDPSGFVDAGAEELALTPPDELLADWRRTRSRLHDELLTVADGRKLPWFGPPMSAPSMATARLMETWAHGLDVADALGVDRPATARLKSIAHIGVRTRDFAFAVNGLAPPADPFLVQLSAPDGSTWSWGPDDAAQRVTGSAQDFCMLVTQRRPRSQLDVTATGADAERWLGIAQAFAGPPGPGRA, encoded by the coding sequence ATGGCTGGTGCCGAGCCGATGGTCGCTGACCTGCGCGCCGAGAGCGACGAACTCGACGCGCTGGTGGCCGACCTTCCCGCCGCACGTTGGAGTGAGTCCACACCGTCGCCCGGATGGACCATCGCCCACCAGATCGCGCACCTGTTGTGGACCGATCGCGTCGCACTCACCGCCGTCACGGACGAAGCCGGATTCGCCGCCGTGTTGGAGGAGGCGTCGAAGGATCCATCGGGATTCGTCGATGCGGGCGCCGAAGAGCTGGCGTTGACGCCGCCGGACGAACTGCTGGCCGATTGGCGCCGCACCCGCAGCCGTCTGCACGACGAGCTGTTGACAGTGGCTGACGGACGCAAGCTGCCGTGGTTCGGTCCGCCGATGAGCGCCCCGTCGATGGCGACCGCACGGCTGATGGAGACGTGGGCGCACGGTCTCGACGTCGCCGACGCACTCGGTGTCGACCGGCCCGCCACCGCGCGCCTGAAGTCGATCGCCCACATCGGCGTGCGGACCCGCGATTTCGCCTTCGCCGTCAACGGCCTTGCGCCACCGGCAGATCCGTTCCTCGTCCAGCTGTCCGCTCCGGACGGGTCGACGTGGTCGTGGGGGCCGGACGACGCGGCGCAACGAGTCACCGGCTCGGCGCAGGACTTCTGCATGCTGGTCACGCAGCGCCGGCCACGGTCGCAGCTCGATGTGACGGCCACCGGTGCGGACGCCGAGCGGTGGCTCGGCATCGCGCAGGCGTTCGCCGGGCCACCCGGACCGGGGCGGGCCTGA